From Streptomyces sp. TLI_105, the proteins below share one genomic window:
- a CDS encoding copper resistance protein CopC, translated as MTTTAPRLGNALARLLILAAALLGTLLAGAAPASAHAALTGSDPKDGAVVAIAPKEVNLTFSEQVAMSPDSIRVLDPAGRRADTGEIRDLCSGSVVRYGVGLRAGLPDGTYTVAWQAVSADSHPVAGAFTFSIGAPSTTSVALSDQAPGGGLVGALYGIARYLAYAGFAVLVGGGAFVLACWPRGASVRPVQQTVVRGWLTLTGATLAMLLLRHPYTGSGNLSDAFDLAGLRTVLETKTGAALTSRLLLLGAAALFVAVLFGAYARRTDPKEKKDLSFGLALGGTVVAAGIAGTWALAEHASTGIQPGVAMPVDILHLLAVAAWLGGLTVLLVALYRAPSVERSAVERFSKVAFGSVAVLAATGLYQSWRQVGSWSALTGTRYGQLLLVKIGLMAVLIGIAWISRRWTQRLAEPAPGGADETPGADPETEAPEAETLEAEEPGDGSVATEEPEADGAEADRSEDDGSEESAPSSDEAAGSVDPARAAQLARQRAAVATARRKRERDADPERTGLRRSVLTEAAVAVVLLAVTTVLTSTEPGRTEEEAGRATSASGPAAVPDRPVDIRLPFDTGGVDGKGVVRLSLDPGRTGANALHIFVERPSGKPLDVPEIKVALTLEAKDVGPLPVAPDRIQTGHWSASGVQIPMPGDWKIQVTVRTSEIDQTTIDKNVKIG; from the coding sequence ATGACAACCACCGCCCCGCGCCTCGGCAACGCCCTGGCCCGGCTGCTGATCCTCGCGGCCGCGCTGCTCGGCACGCTGCTCGCCGGCGCCGCCCCCGCCTCCGCGCACGCGGCGCTCACCGGCAGCGACCCGAAGGACGGGGCGGTGGTCGCCATCGCCCCCAAAGAGGTCAACCTGACCTTCTCCGAACAGGTCGCCATGAGCCCGGACTCCATCCGGGTCCTCGATCCGGCGGGCCGACGGGCCGACACCGGCGAGATACGCGATCTGTGCAGCGGCTCCGTCGTCCGGTACGGGGTGGGACTCCGCGCCGGACTGCCCGACGGCACGTACACCGTGGCCTGGCAGGCCGTCTCGGCCGACAGCCACCCCGTCGCCGGTGCCTTCACCTTCTCCATCGGAGCCCCCTCCACGACCTCCGTCGCCCTGTCCGACCAGGCGCCCGGCGGCGGCCTCGTCGGCGCCCTCTACGGCATCGCCCGCTACCTCGCGTACGCCGGATTCGCCGTCCTCGTCGGCGGCGGCGCCTTCGTCCTGGCCTGCTGGCCGCGCGGCGCGAGCGTCCGCCCCGTCCAGCAGACCGTGGTCCGGGGCTGGCTGACCCTCACCGGCGCCACCCTGGCGATGCTGCTCCTGCGCCATCCGTACACCGGCTCCGGGAACCTCTCCGACGCCTTCGACCTGGCCGGCCTGAGGACCGTCCTGGAGACGAAGACCGGCGCCGCCCTCACCTCCCGGCTGCTGCTCCTCGGCGCTGCCGCGCTGTTCGTGGCCGTCCTCTTCGGCGCCTACGCCCGCCGCACCGACCCGAAGGAGAAGAAGGACCTCTCCTTCGGACTCGCCCTCGGCGGCACCGTCGTCGCCGCCGGCATCGCCGGGACCTGGGCCCTGGCCGAGCACGCCTCGACCGGTATCCAGCCGGGCGTCGCCATGCCCGTCGACATCCTGCACCTCCTCGCCGTCGCCGCCTGGCTCGGCGGCCTCACCGTGCTCCTCGTGGCCCTCTACCGGGCGCCGTCCGTCGAACGCTCCGCCGTCGAGCGCTTCTCCAAGGTGGCCTTCGGCTCCGTGGCCGTCCTCGCGGCCACCGGGCTCTACCAGTCCTGGCGCCAGGTCGGCTCCTGGTCCGCACTGACCGGGACCCGGTACGGCCAGCTGCTCCTGGTCAAGATCGGCCTCATGGCGGTCCTCATCGGCATCGCCTGGATCTCCCGCCGCTGGACCCAGCGCCTGGCGGAACCGGCACCAGGGGGAGCGGACGAGACGCCGGGCGCGGACCCGGAAACCGAGGCGCCGGAAGCCGAGACCCTGGAAGCCGAGGAGCCGGGCGACGGGTCCGTGGCCACGGAGGAGCCCGAGGCCGACGGAGCCGAGGCCGACCGCTCCGAGGACGACGGCTCCGAGGAGTCTGCTCCGTCCTCGGACGAAGCCGCCGGATCAGTCGACCCCGCGCGGGCCGCGCAGCTCGCCCGGCAGCGGGCCGCCGTCGCCACCGCCCGGCGGAAGCGGGAGCGGGACGCCGACCCCGAGCGGACCGGTCTGCGCCGCTCGGTGCTGACCGAGGCCGCCGTCGCCGTCGTCCTCCTCGCCGTGACCACCGTCCTCACCTCGACCGAGCCCGGTCGCACCGAGGAGGAGGCCGGGCGGGCCACCAGCGCCTCCGGCCCGGCCGCCGTGCCCGACCGGCCCGTCGACATCCGGCTGCCCTTCGACACCGGCGGCGTCGACGGCAAGGGCGTCGTCCGTCTCAGCCTCGACCCCGGCCGCACCGGTGCCAACGCGCTCCACATCTTCGTCGAGCGCCCCAGCGGCAAGCCGCTGGACGTCCCCGAGATCAAGGTCGCCCTCACCCTGGAGGCGAAGGACGTGGGCCCGCTGCCCGTCGCCCCCGACCGGATCCAGACCGGGCACTGGAGCGCGAGCGGCGTCCAGATCCCGATGCCGGGCGACTGGAAGATCCAGGTGACCGTCCGTACCTCCGAAATCGACCAGACCACCATCGACAAGAACGTGAAGATCGGCTGA
- a CDS encoding YcnI family protein yields the protein MNVSRTFLAGGIALSSVVLLSGTAFAHVSVQPQGEAAKGGYATVNVKVPNERDNASTVKVEINFPLDHPLASVMPQPLPGWKAEVTKSKLAKPLELHGKKINEVVSKVTWTADGSKIGPGQFQQFPLSLGRLPEDTDELVLKAIQTYDNKEVVRWIEEQKEGAEEPENPAPVLKLSAASADHHGGAAPSASAETDEKAGHDDKTADHEETAAASSATDTTARVLGVIGILVGVAGVAFGVLAGRRRSA from the coding sequence ATGAACGTTTCCCGCACCTTCCTCGCCGGCGGCATCGCCCTCTCCTCCGTGGTCCTGCTGTCCGGCACCGCCTTCGCGCACGTCAGCGTGCAGCCGCAGGGCGAGGCGGCCAAGGGCGGCTACGCGACCGTCAACGTCAAGGTCCCGAACGAGCGCGACAACGCCTCCACCGTGAAGGTCGAGATCAACTTCCCGCTCGACCACCCGCTGGCCTCCGTCATGCCGCAGCCCCTCCCCGGCTGGAAGGCCGAGGTCACCAAGAGCAAGCTCGCCAAGCCGCTGGAGCTGCACGGCAAGAAGATCAACGAGGTCGTCTCCAAGGTCACCTGGACCGCCGACGGCTCGAAGATCGGCCCCGGCCAGTTCCAGCAGTTCCCGCTCTCCCTCGGCCGACTGCCGGAGGACACCGACGAGCTGGTCCTCAAGGCGATCCAGACGTACGACAACAAGGAGGTCGTGCGCTGGATCGAGGAGCAGAAGGAGGGCGCGGAGGAGCCGGAGAACCCGGCCCCCGTCCTGAAGCTCTCCGCCGCCTCCGCCGACCACCACGGCGGCGCCGCTCCGTCCGCCTCCGCCGAGACGGACGAGAAGGCCGGTCACGACGACAAGACGGCCGACCACGAGGAGACCGCCGCCGCGTCCTCCGCCACCGACACCACGGCCCGCGTCCTCGGCGTCATCGGCATCCTCGTCGGTGTCGCGGGCGTCGCCTTCGGCGTCCTCGCCGGCCGCCGCCGCTCGGCCTGA
- the serS gene encoding serine--tRNA ligase — translation MIDLRLLREDPDRVRASQRARGEDVALVDALLSADERRRSSGVRFDELRSEQKALGKLIPKATPEERAELLQKAEQLKTDVKAAEAEQNEADETARQLLLQLGNIVHTDVPVGGEEDFVVLETHGTIRDFAAEGFEPRDHLELGEALGAIDVERGAKVSGSRFYYLTGVGALLELALVNAAIAQATEAGFIPMLTPALVRPRAMEGTGFLGQAAENVYHLEKDDYYLVGTSEVPLAAYHMDEIIEADKLPLRYAGFSPCFRREAGTYGKDTRGIFRVHQFDKVEMFSYVAPEDAEAEHKRLLEWEKQWLTSLELPFQVIDVATGDLGASASRKFDCEAWIPTQGKYRELTSASNCDSFQARRLSVRMRDDKDGKKVVQPLATLNGTLCAVPRTIVAILENHQLADGSVRVPEVLRPYLGGREVLEPIAK, via the coding sequence GTGATTGACCTTCGCCTGCTCCGTGAGGACCCCGACCGTGTTCGCGCCTCCCAGCGCGCCCGTGGAGAGGACGTCGCGCTCGTCGACGCCCTGCTCTCCGCCGATGAGCGGCGCAGGTCGTCCGGCGTCCGCTTCGACGAGCTCCGATCCGAGCAGAAGGCGCTCGGCAAGCTGATCCCCAAGGCCACCCCGGAGGAGCGCGCCGAGCTCCTGCAGAAGGCCGAGCAGCTCAAGACCGACGTCAAGGCCGCCGAGGCCGAGCAGAACGAGGCCGACGAGACGGCCAGGCAGCTTCTGCTCCAGCTGGGGAACATCGTCCACACGGACGTCCCGGTCGGCGGCGAGGAGGACTTCGTCGTCCTCGAGACGCACGGCACCATCCGCGACTTCGCGGCCGAGGGCTTCGAGCCCAGGGACCACCTGGAGCTCGGCGAGGCGCTCGGCGCCATCGACGTCGAGCGGGGCGCCAAGGTCTCCGGCTCGCGCTTCTACTACCTGACCGGCGTCGGCGCCCTCCTGGAGCTCGCCCTGGTCAACGCGGCGATCGCCCAGGCCACCGAGGCCGGCTTCATCCCCATGCTGACCCCGGCGCTGGTCCGTCCGCGCGCCATGGAGGGCACCGGCTTCCTCGGCCAGGCCGCGGAGAACGTGTACCACCTGGAGAAGGACGACTACTACCTCGTCGGCACGTCCGAGGTGCCCCTCGCCGCGTACCACATGGACGAGATCATCGAGGCCGACAAGCTGCCGCTGCGGTACGCGGGCTTCTCGCCCTGCTTCCGCCGCGAGGCCGGCACGTACGGCAAGGACACCCGGGGCATCTTCCGCGTCCACCAGTTCGACAAGGTCGAGATGTTCTCGTACGTCGCTCCGGAGGACGCCGAGGCCGAGCACAAGCGGCTCCTGGAGTGGGAGAAGCAGTGGCTGACCTCGCTGGAGCTGCCGTTCCAGGTCATCGACGTCGCCACCGGTGACCTCGGCGCCTCCGCCTCCCGCAAGTTCGACTGCGAGGCGTGGATCCCGACGCAGGGCAAGTACCGCGAGCTGACCTCCGCCTCGAACTGCGACAGCTTCCAGGCCCGCCGCCTCTCCGTCCGCATGCGCGACGACAAGGACGGCAAGAAGGTCGTGCAGCCGCTGGCCACCCTGAACGGCACGCTGTGCGCCGTACCGCGCACGATCGTGGCGATCCTCGAGAACCACCAGCTGGCCGACGGTTCCGTGCGGGTGCCCGAGGTGCTCCGTCCGTACCTCGGCGGCCGCGAGGTCCTGGAGCCGATCGCCAAGTGA
- a CDS encoding copper chaperone PCu(A)C, whose product MTRRTTALSAAVALAAALALTGCSSSESKPDLEVSGAFMPQPVMDMAGGFLTIKNDGDTADKLTSVTSPLSDDVTIHETKDQKMREVKSFDIPANGELKLERGGSHIMFMELKSKPKQGDKVSIELHFEKSAPIKVDLPVEAPNHDPQQH is encoded by the coding sequence GTGACCCGCCGCACCACCGCCCTGTCCGCCGCCGTGGCGCTCGCCGCCGCGCTCGCGCTGACCGGGTGCTCGTCCTCCGAGAGCAAGCCCGACCTGGAGGTCAGCGGCGCGTTCATGCCCCAGCCGGTGATGGACATGGCCGGCGGCTTCCTCACGATCAAGAACGACGGCGACACGGCGGACAAGCTGACCTCCGTCACCAGCCCGCTCTCGGACGACGTCACGATCCACGAGACGAAGGACCAGAAGATGCGGGAGGTGAAGTCCTTCGACATCCCCGCGAACGGCGAGCTGAAGCTCGAACGCGGCGGCAGCCACATCATGTTCATGGAGCTGAAGTCGAAGCCCAAGCAGGGCGACAAGGTCAGCATCGAGCTGCACTTCGAGAAGTCCGCCCCCATCAAGGTCGACCTTCCCGTCGAAGCACCCAACCACGACCCGCAGCAGCACTGA
- a CDS encoding rhomboid-like protein, with amino-acid sequence MRSSPGTHVWLAVIAITSLVIALSPAALETYLLHRNSSNLHQLAHHPMRALLGSGFWIENPADFLLYAVLFEVFHAPVERWLGTPKWLLTVTTAHIAATLISQQVVLAAIQLHDVPRSMAHVVDIGVSYGLAASAGILTYRLPYPWRLLYLAAVTAFFLVPLAADRTYTDLGHAISLAIGLACHPLTRGAPTGGKPVAVERPPDAH; translated from the coding sequence GTGCGTTCGTCACCCGGTACGCATGTGTGGCTGGCGGTCATCGCGATCACCAGCCTCGTCATCGCGCTCTCCCCCGCCGCGCTGGAGACCTATCTCCTCCACCGCAACAGCAGCAATCTCCACCAGCTCGCGCACCACCCGATGCGGGCCCTGCTGGGCAGTGGGTTCTGGATCGAGAACCCGGCGGACTTCCTGCTGTACGCGGTGCTCTTCGAGGTCTTCCACGCCCCCGTGGAACGCTGGCTCGGCACCCCGAAGTGGCTCCTCACCGTCACCACCGCCCACATCGCGGCCACGCTCATCAGCCAGCAGGTGGTCCTGGCGGCCATCCAGCTGCACGACGTGCCGCGCAGCATGGCGCACGTCGTCGACATCGGAGTCAGCTACGGTCTCGCCGCCTCGGCCGGGATCCTGACCTACCGGCTGCCGTACCCCTGGCGCCTGCTCTACCTCGCCGCGGTGACCGCGTTCTTCCTCGTGCCGCTCGCCGCCGACCGCACGTACACCGACCTCGGTCACGCGATCTCACTGGCGATCGGCCTGGCCTGCCACCCGTTGACCCGCGGAGCGCCGACCGGCGGAAAACCGGTCGCCGTCGAACGGCCTCCCGACGCACACTAG
- the efeB gene encoding iron uptake transporter deferrochelatase/peroxidase subunit, with amino-acid sequence MTESDNLDLSRRRLLGAVGAAGAAGLVAGAAGGAGISAALSDDTTGAGGAPALTTVGSTAVMFHGKHQAGITTPLQSRGHLVAFDLAPGAGRKEAAALLRRWSATAKVLMAGKAPAEDTGVALDTGPSSLTVTFGFGRTFFDRTGLTSRRPAELDPLPAFSADALDPRRSEGDLWVQIGADDALVAFHALRAVQKDAGDAARVRWQMNGFNRSAGATAKPMTARNLMGQVDGTGNPKPTDPDFDRRIFVPAGSGGAPEWMAGGSYAVVRRIRMLLDDWEKLPLDRQEKVIGRRKSDGAPLTGGSETTELDLDKLGPDGKLVIPGNAHSRISAPEQNGGAAMLRRPFSFHDGIGPDGTPDAGLLFVCWQADPLRGFVPVQRKLDRGDALSAFIRHEASGLFAVPGGPAEGEYVGQRLLEA; translated from the coding sequence GTGACCGAAAGCGACAACCTCGATCTCTCCCGGCGGCGCCTGCTCGGCGCCGTCGGCGCGGCGGGCGCGGCCGGCCTCGTCGCCGGCGCGGCCGGCGGAGCCGGGATCTCCGCGGCCCTGTCCGACGACACCACCGGAGCCGGCGGCGCCCCGGCCCTGACCACCGTCGGCTCGACCGCGGTGATGTTTCACGGGAAACATCAGGCGGGCATCACCACCCCTCTCCAGTCCCGTGGCCACCTGGTCGCCTTCGACCTCGCCCCGGGCGCCGGCCGCAAGGAGGCCGCCGCCCTGCTGCGCCGCTGGTCGGCCACGGCGAAGGTGCTGATGGCGGGCAAGGCCCCGGCCGAGGACACCGGGGTCGCGCTCGACACGGGCCCGTCCTCCCTCACGGTCACCTTCGGCTTCGGCCGGACCTTCTTCGACCGCACCGGGCTCACCTCGCGCCGCCCCGCCGAGCTGGATCCGCTGCCCGCCTTCTCCGCCGACGCCCTGGACCCCCGGCGCTCGGAGGGCGATCTGTGGGTGCAGATCGGCGCCGACGACGCGCTCGTCGCCTTCCACGCGCTGCGCGCCGTCCAGAAGGACGCGGGGGACGCGGCCCGGGTGCGCTGGCAGATGAACGGCTTCAACCGCTCGGCCGGTGCCACCGCGAAGCCGATGACCGCCCGCAACCTGATGGGGCAGGTCGACGGCACGGGCAATCCGAAGCCCACCGACCCGGACTTCGACCGGCGGATCTTCGTCCCGGCCGGGTCGGGCGGCGCGCCGGAGTGGATGGCCGGCGGCTCGTACGCGGTGGTGCGACGGATCCGGATGCTCCTCGACGACTGGGAGAAGCTGCCGCTGGACCGGCAGGAGAAGGTGATCGGGCGCCGGAAGTCCGACGGGGCCCCGCTCACCGGCGGCTCCGAGACCACCGAGCTCGATCTGGACAAGCTCGGGCCGGACGGGAAGCTCGTCATCCCCGGCAACGCCCACTCCCGGATCTCCGCCCCCGAACAGAACGGCGGGGCGGCGATGCTGCGCAGGCCGTTCTCCTTCCACGACGGGATCGGCCCGGACGGAACGCCGGACGCGGGACTCCTCTTCGTCTGCTGGCAGGCGGACCCCCTCAGGGGCTTCGTCCCGGTGCAGCGCAAGCTCGACCGGGGCGACGCGCTGTCCGCGTTCATCCGCCACGAGGCGAGCGGGCTCTTCGCGGTCCCGGGCGGTCCCGCCGAGGGCGAGTACGTGGGCCAGCGCCTCCTGGAGGCCTGA
- a CDS encoding HAD family hydrolase — MSSFPYRLVATDLDGTLLRSDESVSDRTRDALAAATAAGAAHIVVTGRAVPWTRHILDDLGYQGIAVCGQGAQVYHAGEHRLLTSLTLDRQLAGLALSKIEAEVGPLALAASRDGLEGEVLMGPGYRAHEGPLPYVSYEDPAELWAAPLTKLYVQHPTLTDDELTRAARETVGGLVDVVMAGPGIVEILPLGLSKATGLSLAARRLGVKAAETIAFGDMPNDIPMFGWAAHGVAMGNAHEELRAVADEVTASNEEDGIALVLERLLAA, encoded by the coding sequence GTGAGCTCCTTCCCCTACCGCCTGGTCGCGACGGACCTCGACGGCACGCTACTGCGGTCCGACGAGTCCGTCTCGGACCGCACTCGGGACGCGCTCGCCGCGGCGACGGCGGCGGGTGCCGCGCACATCGTGGTCACCGGCCGGGCGGTGCCCTGGACCCGGCACATCCTGGACGACCTCGGCTACCAGGGGATCGCGGTGTGCGGGCAGGGCGCGCAGGTCTACCACGCCGGTGAGCACCGGCTGCTGACCTCGCTGACCCTCGACCGGCAGCTCGCGGGGCTCGCGCTCTCCAAGATCGAGGCGGAGGTGGGCCCGCTGGCGCTGGCCGCCAGCCGCGACGGTCTGGAGGGCGAGGTCCTGATGGGCCCCGGCTACCGGGCCCATGAGGGACCGCTGCCGTACGTGTCGTACGAGGACCCGGCGGAGCTGTGGGCGGCGCCGCTGACCAAGCTGTACGTCCAGCATCCGACGCTGACCGACGACGAGCTGACCCGGGCCGCGCGGGAGACGGTCGGCGGGCTCGTCGACGTCGTCATGGCGGGCCCGGGCATCGTGGAGATCCTCCCGCTCGGCCTCAGCAAGGCGACCGGCCTGTCGCTCGCGGCGCGCCGGCTCGGTGTGAAGGCCGCGGAGACGATCGCCTTCGGCGACATGCCGAACGACATCCCGATGTTCGGCTGGGCGGCGCACGGCGTGGCCATGGGCAACGCGCACGAGGAGCTGCGGGCGGTGGCGGACGAGGTGACGGCCTCGAACGAGGAGGACGGCATCGCGCTCGTCCTGGAGCGCCTGCTGGCGGCCTGA
- the pheA gene encoding prephenate dehydratase: protein MSATRYTYLGPEGTFTEAALRTLPEAATRELVPMVSVPAALDAVRNGEAAAALVPIENSVEGGVTATLDELASGEPLMIYREVLLPIAFALLVRPGTKLSEVKTVTGHPVAQPQVRNWLRAHLPEAVWESAASNADGARLVQEGRFDAAFAGEFAAATYGLQALVTEIHDAENAETRFVLVGRPARPAAPTGADKTSVVLWLGDDHPGALLELLQEFAVRGVNLMLIQSRPTGAGIGNYCFAVDAEGHVSDRRVGEALMGLKRICPKVRFLGSYPRAGVSVEDVSALRRGTSDVEFMEASDWLARAQDGRA from the coding sequence ATGTCCGCCACCCGGTACACCTATCTCGGCCCCGAAGGCACCTTCACCGAGGCGGCGCTGCGCACGCTGCCCGAGGCCGCGACGCGGGAGCTCGTCCCCATGGTCTCGGTCCCGGCCGCCCTCGACGCCGTGCGGAACGGGGAGGCCGCCGCCGCGCTCGTCCCGATCGAGAACTCGGTCGAGGGCGGGGTGACCGCGACGCTGGACGAGCTGGCCTCCGGCGAGCCGCTGATGATCTACCGCGAGGTGCTCCTCCCGATCGCCTTCGCGCTGCTCGTCCGGCCCGGGACCAAGCTCTCCGAGGTCAAGACGGTCACGGGCCACCCGGTGGCCCAGCCGCAGGTCCGGAACTGGCTGCGGGCCCATCTGCCCGAGGCGGTGTGGGAGTCGGCGGCCTCCAACGCGGACGGCGCCCGGCTGGTGCAGGAGGGCCGGTTCGACGCCGCCTTCGCGGGGGAGTTCGCGGCGGCGACGTACGGCCTCCAGGCGCTGGTCACGGAGATCCACGACGCGGAGAACGCCGAGACGCGGTTCGTGCTCGTGGGTCGGCCGGCCCGGCCGGCGGCTCCGACGGGCGCGGACAAGACCTCGGTGGTGCTGTGGCTGGGTGACGATCATCCGGGTGCCCTCCTCGAACTGCTCCAGGAGTTCGCGGTGCGCGGGGTGAACCTGATGCTGATCCAGTCCCGGCCCACGGGAGCGGGGATCGGGAACTACTGCTTCGCCGTGGACGCCGAGGGTCATGTCTCGGACCGGCGGGTGGGCGAGGCGCTGATGGGCCTCAAGCGGATCTGCCCCAAGGTGCGGTTCCTCGGCTCGTACCCCCGGGCGGGTGTCTCGGTGGAGGACGTGTCGGCGCTGCGGCGCGGGACTTCGGACGTGGAGTTCATGGAGGCCTCCGACTGGCTGGCGAGGGCCCAGGACGGTCGGGCCTGA
- a CDS encoding SCO family protein yields the protein MSEEKTPGAATARPGRRTPLVIAAVAIVAALGITAAVGLGDDDKPSGSGSAVAEISGGTDSTKAATVLDRPFTKPALVLTDTKGQKYDLRERTKGKPTLIYFGYTHCPDVCPLTMSNIAIAKKKLPKADQDKLQVVFVTTDPERDTSAELAKWLPAAGDPSFTGLTGDFSAIQAGARQIGIGIDPPTKDKDGNVVSMHGAQVIAFSPTTDQGYVLYGEDASVDDYAKDLPKIIKGENP from the coding sequence ATGTCTGAAGAGAAGACGCCCGGGGCGGCCACGGCCCGTCCCGGGCGGCGCACGCCGCTGGTCATCGCGGCCGTCGCGATCGTCGCCGCGCTCGGCATCACCGCCGCCGTCGGCCTCGGCGACGACGACAAGCCCTCGGGCTCCGGCTCGGCGGTCGCCGAGATCTCCGGCGGCACCGACTCCACCAAGGCCGCCACCGTCCTCGACCGGCCGTTCACCAAGCCCGCGCTCGTCCTCACCGACACCAAGGGCCAGAAGTACGACCTGCGGGAGCGGACCAAGGGCAAGCCGACGCTCATCTACTTCGGCTACACGCACTGCCCCGACGTCTGCCCCCTGACGATGAGCAACATCGCCATCGCCAAGAAGAAGCTCCCCAAGGCCGACCAGGACAAGCTCCAGGTCGTCTTCGTCACCACCGACCCCGAGCGGGACACCTCCGCCGAGCTCGCCAAGTGGCTGCCCGCCGCCGGCGACCCCTCCTTCACCGGCCTCACCGGCGACTTCTCCGCCATCCAGGCGGGGGCCCGGCAGATCGGCATCGGCATCGACCCGCCGACGAAGGACAAGGACGGCAACGTCGTCTCCATGCACGGAGCCCAGGTGATCGCCTTCTCGCCCACCACCGACCAGGGCTACGTCCTGTACGGCGAGGACGCGAGCGTCGACGACTACGCCAAGGACCTGCCGAAGATCATCAAGGGGGAGAACCCGTGA